One Panicum virgatum strain AP13 chromosome 9K, P.virgatum_v5, whole genome shotgun sequence genomic region harbors:
- the LOC120647591 gene encoding WD repeat-containing protein 6-like isoform X1: protein MAAAGHLRPGSYLGDVSALSFLPSSPRPLLLAGTGSELLVYEVGAARLLAAFQVFDGVRVHGIELRVGRPHCSTHSLAVFGERRVKLLSLGLRVSADGSDVSDLLLELDQRLPGFDHWVLDARFLEVDGLLAIGLSDNSVALWDLSKRVLVTRVKSPDKCLLYSMRMWGDSVRQLLVASGTILNEILIWKLAPQNLRSSFLRSYEGDTSGVNDSETIHLGDNQYMTVHLGRIKEHEGSIFRIAWSSDGSKFMSVSDDRSARLWMLSFKSPSFVNQPASQDSVEIIPKLTLFGHNARIWDCYVSDSIVITAGEDCTCCIWGMDGKLIKMFREHIGRGIWRCLFDPSSLLLVTAGFDSAIKVHHLRDSIFHDKAEDKVVCNSLNYDSEVFVLSSPSVLGQCGPLDSKSEYVRCLHFAEENVLYVATNNGYLHHAELSNIEDVRWTEIIQVTEKAPIICMDVMPTYSNHSLNREDVIALGDGRGNVTIVRLTSGSIEPKVKLSFTWPAEKDRQLLGVYWCKSLECSHIFTADPRGVLKLWNIRDALFSSTDVINAPQKCPLISVFESSFGARIMCLDASPREEILIAGDKKGNITAFPFPKILVLHDSCVMQQKMPSCDRFKGAHGISSVTSVNIKDSISDHIEIHTTGGDGCICFFKYGRNVRKIDFFGMRQVKELGTIQSIYTNLAPESQLSTYAIGFTSADFIIWDLENETKMAQVSCGGWRRPYSYYLGMVPEYQNCFAFVKDHDIHIHRHWASTQDKKLLPQVLHLQFHGREVHSLCFIDPASYSNLENCSDLLIATGCEDGTVRLTGLLTCSSGRWCSSKLLGEHVGGSAVRATCFIPRTYTITDKSCNYSLNDISDNIALENKDETFLLISVGSKQVLTTWILQPRIENGQVCLNGLDVDSKQSSKNLESGDLAMSFQWLTTHMPPKLTRNRLKAGHIKHSEEGNSSVVQPNLGVMDHMENDWRYLSVTAFLLKHPVLRLTVCFVVVACSDATVVLRALLLPSRLWFDVALLVPQASPVLVLRHIIINASHCKDDAGDRYLIVSGSTDGSITFWNLTETVHGFMQLISEMQPHVSIDCQKRPRTGRGNQGGRRRWSSLANHSLKKRDGDISPPDGSNLSTPYVSENSSETSAVDNTQNVVHEGSEGSNSEIPSSTQSCEIPELRPIQLLSGVHQSGVNCLHISYSTPDKSYCIISGGDDQAVQCFIFTIGSLENCSTTTARLDSHDNGILKILYQHKVPSAHSAAVKGIWTDGAWAFSTGLDQRVRCWKIGSSGKFTEYSHAIISVPEPETLDVFHDRAKTNYQIAVAGRGMQMVEFSPPEDD, encoded by the exons atggccgccgccggccacctccgtcCGGGCTCCTACCTGGGGGACGTCTccgccctctccttcctcccctcctcgccccgccctctcctcctcgccg GCACCGGATCGGAGCTGCTCGTGTACGAGGTGGGCGCCGCCAGGCTCCTCGCTGCGTTCCAAGTGTTCGACGGAGTGCGCGTCCACGGCATCGAGCTCCGGGTAGGAAGGCCCCATTGCTCCACCCACTCGCTCGCGGTGTTCGGCGAGAGGAGGGTCAAGCTATTGTCCCTCGGCTTACGTGTCAGTGCTGATGGCAGTGACGTCAGCGACCTGCTGCTGGAGCTGGACCAGAGGCTCCCGGGGTTCGATCACTGGGTGCTCGACGCTCGTTTCCTCGAG GTCGATGGGCTGCTTGCCATCGGTCTGAGTGACAATTCAGTAGCACTGTGGGATTTGAGCAAGCGTGTGTTGGTTACCCGAGTGAAATCTCCAG ACAAGTGCCTTCTGTATTCCATGAGAATGTGGGGTGACTCCGTTAGACAACTTCTTGTGGCATCCGGAACCATTTTAAATGAG ATTCTCATATGGAAATTGGCACCACAAAATCTCAGATCCTCCTTTTTACGCTCGTATGAAGGGGATACTTCTGGTGTAAATGATAGCGAAACCATACATCTTGGTGACAATCAGTACATGACAGTTCATCTTGGTAGGATCAAGGAACATGAAGGTTCAATATTCCGAATAGCTTGGTCCTCTGATGGATCAAAGTTTATGTCTGTTTCTGATGACCGTAG TGCTCGCCTGTGGATGCTGAGTTTCAAGTCACCAAGTTTTGTCAATCAGCCAGCCAGTCAAGACAGTGTTGAAATTATACCAAAACTCACACTTTTTGGGCATAATGCGAGGATATGGGATTGCTATGTTTCTGATTCT ATAGTTATAACTGCTGGTGAGGATTGTACTTGTTGCATTtggggaatggatggaaagctaATCAAGATGTTCAGAGAACACAT TGGCCGAGGAATATGGCGATGTTTATTTGACCCAAGCTCACTGCTTCTGGTCACTGCTGGGTTTGATTCAGCAATCAAAGTGCACCATCTACGCGACTCCATTTTTCATGACAAAGCGGAAGACAAAGTAGTATGTAATAGTCTGAACTATGATTCTGAGGTCTTCGTAttgtcttctccttcagttttgGGGCAGTGTGGTCCCCTGGATAG CAAAAGCGAGTATGTTCGTTGTCTACACTTTGCAGAAGAAAATGTTCTGTATGTTGCCACAAATAATGGATATCTGCATCATGCTGAACTCTCTAACATAGAGGATGTAAGATGGACTGAGATCATTCAGGTCACTGAGAAAGCACCAATTATCTGCATGGATGTCATGCCAACATACTCAAACCATTCTTTGAATAGGGAGGACGTAATTGCCCTTGGAGATGGCCGGGGAAATGTTACTATCGTCCGTTTAACCAGTGGCAGCATTGAACCTAAAGTGAAACTATCTTTTACCTGGCCAGCAGAAAAAGATAGGCAGCTACTAGGAGTATACTGGTGCAAGTCACTCGAATGTAG TCACATTTTCACCGCTGATCCTAGGGGTGTGCTTAAGTTATGGAACATAAGAGACGCCCTGTTCTCAAGTACGGATGTTATCAATGCACCTCAGAAGTGTCCACTTATATcagtgtttgaatcctcattTGGGGCTCGAATCATGTGTTTAGATGCATCTCCTCGAGAGGAG ATCCTTATAGCTGGTGATAAAAAGGGAAACATCACAGCCTTTCCTTTCCCTAAAATATTGGTACTGCATGACAGTTGTGTGATGCAGCAGAAGATGCCTTCATGTGACCGTTTTAAAGGAGCTCATGGCATTTCTAGTGTCACAAGTGTTAATATAAAAGACTCCATTTCTGATCATATTGAAATTCACACT ACTGGGGGAGATGGCTGCATTTGCTTCTTTAAGTATGGTAGAAATGTGCGAAAGATTGATTTTTTTGGAATGAGGCAAGTAAAAGAATTGGGCACCATTCAATCCATCTACACTAATCTTGCACCTGAGAGCCAATTGAGTACATATGCAATAGGTTTCACTTCTGCAGATTTTATCATTTGGGACCTTGAGAATGAAACAAAG ATGGCTCAAGTATCCTGTGGAGGTTGGCGGCGCCCTTATTCTTATTACCTCGGGATGGTTCCTGAGTATCAGAACTGCTTTGCCTTTGTAAAG GATCATGATATTCACATTCACAGGCACTGGGCATCAACTCAAGATAAGAAATTACTGCCTCAAGTTCTCCATTTGCAGTTTCATGGTAGAGAAGTGCACTCATTGTGCTTCATAGATCCAGCAAGTTATTCAAATCTTGAGAATTGCTCAGATCTGTTGATAGCAACAGGATGTGAAGATGGAACTGTGCGCCTTACAGG ATTGCTCACTTGTAGTTCTGGAAGATGGTGTTCCTCAAAGTTGCTAGGGGAGCATGTTGGTGGGTCCGCTGTGCGAGCTACATGCTTCATCCCGAGGACCTACACAATAACAGATAAATCATGTAACTACAGTCTGAACGACATTTCTGATAACATTGCACTTGAAAACAAAGACGAGACTTTCTTACTCATATCTGTTGGATCAAAGCAAGTCCTGACTACTTGGATTTTGCAACCTAGGATAGAAAATGGACAAGTATGTCTGAATGGCTTAGATGTTGACTCCAAGCAAAGCTCCAAAAACTTGGAAAGTGGTGATTTAGCCATGTCATTTCAATGGCTGACTACCCACATGCCACCAAAGCTTACCAGGAACAGGTTGAAAGCTGGCCATATAAAACATAGTGAGGAAGGAAATTCCTCTGTTGTGCAGCCAAATCTGGGTGTTATGGATCACATGGAAAATGACTGGCGTTACCTTTCTGTTACAGCATTTCTTTTGAAACATCCGGTTCTCAG GTTGACAGTAtgctttgttgttgttgcttGCTCGGACGCAACAGTTGTGCTCCGTGCTCTTCTGTTGCCTTCCCGATTGTG GTTTGATGTTGCCTTGTTGGTTCCACAGGCATCACCAGTTCTTGTGCTGCGGCATATTATCATCAATGCTAGCCACTGTAAAG ATGATGCTGGAGATAGATACCTTATTGTGAGTGGATCTACAGATGGTAGCATTACTTTCTGGAACCTGACAGAGACAGTTCATGGTTTTATGCAACTAATATCAGAGATGCAACCACACGTGAGTATTGATTGTCAAAAGCGTCCCAGGACAGGAAGAGGGAACCAAGGCGGTCGTCGCCGGTGGAGCTCACTGGCAAACCATTCTTTGAagaagagagatggagatataTCACCCCCTGATGGAAGCAACCTGAGTACCCCATATGTTTCTGAAAATTCGTCTGAAACTTCTGCTGTGGATAACACTCAGAATGTAGTGCATGAAGGAAGCGAAGGCTCAAATTCTGAGATTCCTTCAAGTACCCAATCATGTGAGATACCTGAACTGAGgccaatacaattattatctGGTGTTCATCAGTCAGGCGTTAATTGTCTCCACATATCATACTCAACACCTGACAAGTCATACTGCATCATAAGTGGTGGGGATGATCAGGCTGTTCAGTGCTTCATCTTCACAATAGGATCCCTAGAGAACTGCTCAACTACCACAGCTAGGCTAGACTCGCATGACAATGGTATACTTAAAATTCTATATCAACATAAGGTCCCATCAGCTCATAGTGCCGCAGTTAAAG GAATCTGGACAGATGGTGCCTGGGCTTTCTCTACTGGCCTTGATCAAAGAGTAAGATGCTGGAAGATAGGATCATCTGGCAAATTCACGGAATACTCCCATGCTATCATTAGTGTGCCTGAGCCTGAAACTCTAGATGTTTTCCATGACCG AGCAAAGACAAATTACCAGATTGCTGTTGCTGGGAGGGGTATGCAAATGGTTGAGTTTTCGCCACCTGAAGACGATTGA
- the LOC120647591 gene encoding WD repeat-containing protein 6-like isoform X2: MAAAGHLRPGSYLGDVSALSFLPSSPRPLLLAGTGSELLVYEVGAARLLAAFQVFDGVRVHGIELRVGRPHCSTHSLAVFGERRVKLLSLGLRVSADGSDVSDLLLELDQRLPGFDHWVLDARFLEVDGLLAIGLSDNSVALWDLSKRVLVTRVKSPDKCLLYSMRMWGDSVRQLLVASGTILNEILIWKLAPQNLRSSFLRSYEGDTSGVNDSETIHLGDNQYMTVHLGRIKEHEGSIFRIAWSSDGSKFMSVSDDRSARLWMLSFKSPSFVNQPASQDSVEIIPKLTLFGHNARIWDCYVSDSIVITAGEDCTCCIWGMDGKLIKMFREHIGRGIWRCLFDPSSLLLVTAGFDSAIKVHHLRDSIFHDKAEDKVVCNSLNYDSEVFVLSSPSVLGQCGPLDSKSEYVRCLHFAEENVLYVATNNGYLHHAELSNIEDVRWTEIIQVTEKAPIICMDVMPTYSNHSLNREDVIALGDGRGNVTIVRLTSGSIEPKVKLSFTWPAEKDRQLLGVYWCKSLECSHIFTADPRGVLKLWNIRDALFSSTDVINAPQKCPLISVFESSFGARIMCLDASPREEILIAGDKKGNITAFPFPKILVLHDSCVMQQKMPSCDRFKGAHGISSVTSVNIKDSISDHIEIHTTGGDGCICFFKYGRNVRKIDFFGMRQVKELGTIQSIYTNLAPESQLSTYAIGFTSADFIIWDLENETKMAQVSCGGWRRPYSYYLGMVPEYQNCFAFVKDHDIHIHRHWASTQDKKLLPQVLHLQFHGREVHSLCFIDPASYSNLENCSDLLIATGCEDGTVRLTGLLTCSSGRWCSSKLLGEHVGGSAVRATCFIPRTYTITDKSCNYSLNDISDNIALENKDETFLLISVGSKQVLTTWILQPRIENGQVCLNGLDVDSKQSSKNLESGDLAMSFQWLTTHMPPKLTRNRLKAGHIKHSEEGNSSVVQPNLGVMDHMENDWRYLSVTAFLLKHPVLRLTVCFVVVACSDATVVLRALLLPSRLWFDVALLVPQASPVLVLRHIIINASHCKDDAGDRYLIVSGSTDGSITFWNLTETVHGFMQLISEMQPHVSIDCQKRPRTGRGNQGGRRRWSSLANHSLKKRDGDISPPDGSNLSTPYVSENSSETSAVDNTQNVVHEGSEGSNSEIPSSTQSCEIPELRPIQLLSGVHQSGVNCLHISYSTPDKSYCIISGGDDQAVQCFIFTIGSLENCSTTTARLDSHDNGILKILYQHKVPSAHSAAVKDGAWAFSTGLDQRVRCWKIGSSGKFTEYSHAIISVPEPETLDVFHDRAKTNYQIAVAGRGMQMVEFSPPEDD, translated from the exons atggccgccgccggccacctccgtcCGGGCTCCTACCTGGGGGACGTCTccgccctctccttcctcccctcctcgccccgccctctcctcctcgccg GCACCGGATCGGAGCTGCTCGTGTACGAGGTGGGCGCCGCCAGGCTCCTCGCTGCGTTCCAAGTGTTCGACGGAGTGCGCGTCCACGGCATCGAGCTCCGGGTAGGAAGGCCCCATTGCTCCACCCACTCGCTCGCGGTGTTCGGCGAGAGGAGGGTCAAGCTATTGTCCCTCGGCTTACGTGTCAGTGCTGATGGCAGTGACGTCAGCGACCTGCTGCTGGAGCTGGACCAGAGGCTCCCGGGGTTCGATCACTGGGTGCTCGACGCTCGTTTCCTCGAG GTCGATGGGCTGCTTGCCATCGGTCTGAGTGACAATTCAGTAGCACTGTGGGATTTGAGCAAGCGTGTGTTGGTTACCCGAGTGAAATCTCCAG ACAAGTGCCTTCTGTATTCCATGAGAATGTGGGGTGACTCCGTTAGACAACTTCTTGTGGCATCCGGAACCATTTTAAATGAG ATTCTCATATGGAAATTGGCACCACAAAATCTCAGATCCTCCTTTTTACGCTCGTATGAAGGGGATACTTCTGGTGTAAATGATAGCGAAACCATACATCTTGGTGACAATCAGTACATGACAGTTCATCTTGGTAGGATCAAGGAACATGAAGGTTCAATATTCCGAATAGCTTGGTCCTCTGATGGATCAAAGTTTATGTCTGTTTCTGATGACCGTAG TGCTCGCCTGTGGATGCTGAGTTTCAAGTCACCAAGTTTTGTCAATCAGCCAGCCAGTCAAGACAGTGTTGAAATTATACCAAAACTCACACTTTTTGGGCATAATGCGAGGATATGGGATTGCTATGTTTCTGATTCT ATAGTTATAACTGCTGGTGAGGATTGTACTTGTTGCATTtggggaatggatggaaagctaATCAAGATGTTCAGAGAACACAT TGGCCGAGGAATATGGCGATGTTTATTTGACCCAAGCTCACTGCTTCTGGTCACTGCTGGGTTTGATTCAGCAATCAAAGTGCACCATCTACGCGACTCCATTTTTCATGACAAAGCGGAAGACAAAGTAGTATGTAATAGTCTGAACTATGATTCTGAGGTCTTCGTAttgtcttctccttcagttttgGGGCAGTGTGGTCCCCTGGATAG CAAAAGCGAGTATGTTCGTTGTCTACACTTTGCAGAAGAAAATGTTCTGTATGTTGCCACAAATAATGGATATCTGCATCATGCTGAACTCTCTAACATAGAGGATGTAAGATGGACTGAGATCATTCAGGTCACTGAGAAAGCACCAATTATCTGCATGGATGTCATGCCAACATACTCAAACCATTCTTTGAATAGGGAGGACGTAATTGCCCTTGGAGATGGCCGGGGAAATGTTACTATCGTCCGTTTAACCAGTGGCAGCATTGAACCTAAAGTGAAACTATCTTTTACCTGGCCAGCAGAAAAAGATAGGCAGCTACTAGGAGTATACTGGTGCAAGTCACTCGAATGTAG TCACATTTTCACCGCTGATCCTAGGGGTGTGCTTAAGTTATGGAACATAAGAGACGCCCTGTTCTCAAGTACGGATGTTATCAATGCACCTCAGAAGTGTCCACTTATATcagtgtttgaatcctcattTGGGGCTCGAATCATGTGTTTAGATGCATCTCCTCGAGAGGAG ATCCTTATAGCTGGTGATAAAAAGGGAAACATCACAGCCTTTCCTTTCCCTAAAATATTGGTACTGCATGACAGTTGTGTGATGCAGCAGAAGATGCCTTCATGTGACCGTTTTAAAGGAGCTCATGGCATTTCTAGTGTCACAAGTGTTAATATAAAAGACTCCATTTCTGATCATATTGAAATTCACACT ACTGGGGGAGATGGCTGCATTTGCTTCTTTAAGTATGGTAGAAATGTGCGAAAGATTGATTTTTTTGGAATGAGGCAAGTAAAAGAATTGGGCACCATTCAATCCATCTACACTAATCTTGCACCTGAGAGCCAATTGAGTACATATGCAATAGGTTTCACTTCTGCAGATTTTATCATTTGGGACCTTGAGAATGAAACAAAG ATGGCTCAAGTATCCTGTGGAGGTTGGCGGCGCCCTTATTCTTATTACCTCGGGATGGTTCCTGAGTATCAGAACTGCTTTGCCTTTGTAAAG GATCATGATATTCACATTCACAGGCACTGGGCATCAACTCAAGATAAGAAATTACTGCCTCAAGTTCTCCATTTGCAGTTTCATGGTAGAGAAGTGCACTCATTGTGCTTCATAGATCCAGCAAGTTATTCAAATCTTGAGAATTGCTCAGATCTGTTGATAGCAACAGGATGTGAAGATGGAACTGTGCGCCTTACAGG ATTGCTCACTTGTAGTTCTGGAAGATGGTGTTCCTCAAAGTTGCTAGGGGAGCATGTTGGTGGGTCCGCTGTGCGAGCTACATGCTTCATCCCGAGGACCTACACAATAACAGATAAATCATGTAACTACAGTCTGAACGACATTTCTGATAACATTGCACTTGAAAACAAAGACGAGACTTTCTTACTCATATCTGTTGGATCAAAGCAAGTCCTGACTACTTGGATTTTGCAACCTAGGATAGAAAATGGACAAGTATGTCTGAATGGCTTAGATGTTGACTCCAAGCAAAGCTCCAAAAACTTGGAAAGTGGTGATTTAGCCATGTCATTTCAATGGCTGACTACCCACATGCCACCAAAGCTTACCAGGAACAGGTTGAAAGCTGGCCATATAAAACATAGTGAGGAAGGAAATTCCTCTGTTGTGCAGCCAAATCTGGGTGTTATGGATCACATGGAAAATGACTGGCGTTACCTTTCTGTTACAGCATTTCTTTTGAAACATCCGGTTCTCAG GTTGACAGTAtgctttgttgttgttgcttGCTCGGACGCAACAGTTGTGCTCCGTGCTCTTCTGTTGCCTTCCCGATTGTG GTTTGATGTTGCCTTGTTGGTTCCACAGGCATCACCAGTTCTTGTGCTGCGGCATATTATCATCAATGCTAGCCACTGTAAAG ATGATGCTGGAGATAGATACCTTATTGTGAGTGGATCTACAGATGGTAGCATTACTTTCTGGAACCTGACAGAGACAGTTCATGGTTTTATGCAACTAATATCAGAGATGCAACCACACGTGAGTATTGATTGTCAAAAGCGTCCCAGGACAGGAAGAGGGAACCAAGGCGGTCGTCGCCGGTGGAGCTCACTGGCAAACCATTCTTTGAagaagagagatggagatataTCACCCCCTGATGGAAGCAACCTGAGTACCCCATATGTTTCTGAAAATTCGTCTGAAACTTCTGCTGTGGATAACACTCAGAATGTAGTGCATGAAGGAAGCGAAGGCTCAAATTCTGAGATTCCTTCAAGTACCCAATCATGTGAGATACCTGAACTGAGgccaatacaattattatctGGTGTTCATCAGTCAGGCGTTAATTGTCTCCACATATCATACTCAACACCTGACAAGTCATACTGCATCATAAGTGGTGGGGATGATCAGGCTGTTCAGTGCTTCATCTTCACAATAGGATCCCTAGAGAACTGCTCAACTACCACAGCTAGGCTAGACTCGCATGACAATGGTATACTTAAAATTCTATATCAACATAAGGTCCCATCAGCTCATAGTGCCGCAGTTAAAG ATGGTGCCTGGGCTTTCTCTACTGGCCTTGATCAAAGAGTAAGATGCTGGAAGATAGGATCATCTGGCAAATTCACGGAATACTCCCATGCTATCATTAGTGTGCCTGAGCCTGAAACTCTAGATGTTTTCCATGACCG AGCAAAGACAAATTACCAGATTGCTGTTGCTGGGAGGGGTATGCAAATGGTTGAGTTTTCGCCACCTGAAGACGATTGA